Proteins encoded together in one Streptomyces sp. B1I3 window:
- a CDS encoding DUF4097 family beta strand repeat-containing protein encodes MPESRWNVAEPQKLTFDEPVTALHVRIVDGAVNVVGTDEATAHLEVSEIEGPPVIVTQQGGTITVAYEDLQWKGFLAWLDRKAPRRRAVVSLAVPSGAAVEVGVIGAGAVVSGIQGRTELRGISGDTTLVGLTGSVRAETVSGGLEAQGVTGDLHFQSVSGDLTVVDGAGTSVRAESVTGDMVLDLGTSGKPTDIRLTTVSGEVAIRLPHPADAKVEANTASGAVSNAFEDLRVGGQWGAKKITGTLGAGTGKLKATTVSGSIALLRRPPAEDDDLLDPEPTGKVL; translated from the coding sequence ATGCCTGAGTCGAGGTGGAACGTCGCCGAGCCGCAGAAGCTCACGTTCGACGAGCCCGTGACCGCGCTCCATGTGCGCATCGTCGACGGCGCCGTCAACGTCGTCGGCACCGACGAGGCGACAGCCCACCTGGAGGTCTCCGAGATCGAGGGCCCGCCCGTGATCGTGACCCAGCAGGGCGGCACGATCACCGTGGCCTACGAGGACCTGCAGTGGAAGGGATTCCTCGCCTGGCTGGACCGCAAGGCGCCGCGCCGCCGGGCCGTCGTCTCGCTCGCCGTGCCGTCCGGCGCGGCGGTCGAGGTCGGAGTGATCGGCGCCGGGGCCGTCGTCTCCGGGATCCAGGGGCGCACGGAGCTGCGCGGCATCTCGGGCGACACGACGCTGGTCGGGCTCACGGGCTCGGTCCGCGCCGAAACCGTCTCCGGCGGCCTCGAGGCGCAGGGAGTCACCGGCGATCTCCACTTCCAGTCCGTCTCCGGCGATCTGACGGTCGTCGACGGGGCCGGCACATCGGTCCGGGCGGAGTCCGTCACCGGTGACATGGTGCTCGATCTCGGCACGTCCGGGAAGCCGACCGACATTCGGCTGACCACGGTGTCCGGCGAGGTCGCCATCCGGCTCCCGCACCCCGCGGACGCCAAGGTCGAGGCGAACACCGCGAGCGGTGCGGTCTCCAACGCCTTCGAGGACCTCCGGGTCGGCGGCCAGTGGGGGGCGAAGAAGATCACCGGCACACTCGGCGCGGGCACGGGGAAGCTGAAGGCGACCACCGTCTCCGGATCGATCGCCCTGCTGCGCCGCCCACCAGCCGAGGACGACGACCTGCTCGACCCCGAGCCGACCGGAAAGGTGCTCTGA
- a CDS encoding zinc-binding dehydrogenase, with the protein MFAAYAARIDRDQPLDGLELGERPAPEARPGWTTVQVRAASLNHHDLWSLRGVGLAEDKLPMILGCDAAGIDQDGNEVVLHSVIGQTGHGVGPDEPRSILTERYQGTFAEQVTVPSWNVLPKPKELTFEQAACLPTAWLTAYRMLFTNAGVRPGDSVLVQGAGGGVATAAIVLGKAAGLRMFATSRDKAKRERAVELGAIEAYEPGARLPRRVDAVIETVGAATWSHSVKSLRPGGTLVISGATSGDRPSHAELTRIFFLELRVVGSTMGSKDELEDLLAFCAATGVRPVIDATLPLDRAREGFERLAAGDLFGKIVLSTS; encoded by the coding sequence ATGTTCGCCGCCTACGCCGCACGCATCGACCGTGACCAGCCCCTCGACGGCCTCGAGCTGGGCGAGCGCCCGGCACCGGAGGCACGGCCCGGGTGGACCACCGTCCAGGTCCGGGCCGCGTCCCTCAACCACCATGACCTCTGGTCCCTACGGGGTGTGGGCCTCGCCGAGGACAAGCTGCCGATGATCCTCGGCTGCGACGCCGCCGGGATCGACCAGGACGGCAACGAGGTCGTCCTCCACTCGGTCATCGGCCAGACCGGCCACGGCGTCGGTCCGGACGAGCCCCGCTCCATCCTGACCGAGCGCTATCAGGGCACGTTCGCCGAGCAGGTCACCGTCCCCAGCTGGAACGTCCTTCCCAAGCCGAAGGAACTCACCTTCGAACAGGCGGCCTGCCTGCCGACCGCCTGGCTGACGGCGTACCGGATGCTCTTCACCAACGCGGGTGTCCGGCCCGGCGATTCCGTACTGGTGCAGGGCGCCGGCGGTGGCGTGGCCACCGCCGCGATCGTGCTGGGCAAGGCCGCCGGGCTCAGGATGTTCGCCACCAGCCGCGACAAGGCCAAGCGTGAGAGGGCCGTCGAGCTGGGTGCCATCGAGGCGTACGAGCCAGGCGCACGGCTGCCCCGCCGTGTCGACGCCGTCATCGAGACGGTCGGGGCCGCCACCTGGTCGCACTCGGTCAAGTCGCTGCGGCCGGGCGGCACGCTGGTCATCTCGGGAGCGACCAGCGGCGATCGGCCCTCCCATGCCGAGCTGACGCGGATCTTCTTCCTGGAGCTCAGGGTGGTCGGCTCCACGATGGGCTCCAAGGACGAGCTGGAGGACCTGCTGGCGTTCTGCGCGGCCACTGGGGTGCGGCCCGTCATCGACGCGACCCTGCCGCTGGACCGGGCCCGCGAGGGATTCGAGCGGCTCGCCGCCGGAGACCTGTTCGGGAAGATCGTGCTCAGCACCTCATGA
- a CDS encoding multifunctional oxoglutarate decarboxylase/oxoglutarate dehydrogenase thiamine pyrophosphate-binding subunit/dihydrolipoyllysine-residue succinyltransferase subunit has translation MSSQSPSNSSISTDQEAGSGSNPAAAFGPNEWLVDEIYQQYLQDPNSVDRAWWDFFADYKPGTSGTADKPVPTAAAASPQAPAPSAVNSVDNAAPARTEAPAAAPAAPAVPAPAKAAAPAPASQSAPTAPAKAAAPAAAPAKAAPAPAKAEAPAKADASTEAPAGPEYVTLRGPSAAVAKNMNASLELPTATSVRAVPVKLLFDNRIVINNHLKRARGGKISFTHLIGYAMVQALKAMPSMNYSFAVKDGKPTLVKPEHINLGLAIDLVKPNGDRQLVVAAIKKAETLNFFEFWQAYEDIVRRARVGKLGMDDFTGVTASLTNPGGIGTVHSVPRLMPGQGLIMGVGAMDYPAEFQGTSQDTLNKLGISKVMTLTSTYDHRVIQGAASGEFLRVLAQLLLGENEFYDEIFKALRIPYEPVRWLKDIDASHDDDVTKAARVFELIHSYRVRGHVMADTDPLEYRQRKHPDLDITEHGLTLWDLERDFAVGGFAGKTMMKLRDILGVLRESYCRTTGIEFMHIQEPKERKWLQDRVERPRPAPEREEQLRILRRLNAAEAFETFLQTKYVGQKRFSLEGGESVIPLLDAVIDSAAEARLDEVVIGMAHRGRLNVLANIVGKSYAQIFREFEGNLDPRSMHGSGDVKYHLGAEGTFTGLDGEQIKVSLAANPSHLEAVDPVLEGIARAKQDIINKGGTDFTVLPVALHGDAAFAGQGVVAETLNMSQLRGYRTGGTVHVVINNQVGFTAAPESSRSSMYATDVARMIEAPIIHVNGDDPEAVVRVARLAFEYRQTFNKDVVIDLICYRRRGHNEGDNPEFTNPQMYTLIDKKRSVRKLYTESLIGRGDITLEEAEQALQDFQGQLEKVFAEVREATSAPSQPHVPDVQAEFPVAVNTSVSSEVVKLIAESQVNIPDGITVHPRLMPQMQRRAASVENGTIDWGMGETLAIGSLLMEGTPVRLAGQDTRRGTFGQRHAVLVDQKTGEDYTPLLYLSEDQARYNVYDSLLSEYAAMGFEYGYSLARPESLVIWEAQFGDFVNGAQTVVDEFISSAEQKWGQTSGVTLLLPHGYEGQGPDHSSARPERFLQMCAQDNMTVAMPTLPSNYFHLLRWQVHNPHHKPLIVFTPKSMLRLKAAASSVEEFTTGGFRPVIGDETVKPEAVRKVVFVAGKLYYDLDAEREKRGDTETAIIRLERLYPLPGAEIQAEIAKYPNAEKYLWAQEEPANQGAWPFIALNLIDHLDLAVGADVPHGERLRRISRPHGSSPAVGSAKRHQAEQTQLVTEVFEA, from the coding sequence GTGTCGTCTCAGTCCCCCAGTAACTCGAGCATCTCGACCGATCAAGAAGCAGGCTCCGGGTCCAACCCGGCGGCCGCTTTCGGCCCCAATGAGTGGCTCGTCGACGAGATCTACCAGCAGTACCTCCAGGATCCCAATTCGGTCGATCGCGCCTGGTGGGACTTCTTCGCCGACTACAAGCCGGGCACATCCGGCACGGCGGACAAGCCCGTTCCCACAGCTGCGGCCGCGTCGCCCCAGGCGCCGGCCCCCTCGGCCGTGAACTCGGTCGACAACGCCGCTCCGGCCAGGACCGAGGCGCCCGCCGCGGCCCCCGCCGCACCTGCGGTTCCCGCTCCGGCGAAGGCGGCGGCTCCCGCGCCGGCCTCCCAGTCCGCGCCCACCGCACCGGCCAAGGCCGCGGCACCGGCGGCCGCGCCCGCCAAGGCCGCCCCGGCGCCCGCGAAGGCCGAGGCCCCCGCGAAGGCCGACGCCTCCACGGAGGCCCCGGCCGGCCCCGAATACGTGACGCTGCGCGGCCCGTCGGCCGCCGTCGCGAAGAACATGAACGCCTCGCTGGAGCTGCCGACGGCCACGTCCGTCCGCGCCGTCCCGGTGAAGCTGCTCTTCGACAACCGCATCGTCATCAACAACCACCTCAAGCGCGCCCGCGGCGGGAAGATCTCCTTCACGCACCTCATCGGGTACGCGATGGTGCAGGCCCTCAAGGCCATGCCGTCGATGAACTACTCCTTCGCGGTCAAGGACGGCAAGCCGACCCTGGTCAAGCCGGAGCACATCAACCTCGGCCTGGCCATCGACCTGGTGAAGCCGAACGGCGACCGCCAGCTGGTCGTCGCGGCCATCAAGAAGGCCGAGACGCTCAACTTCTTCGAGTTCTGGCAGGCGTACGAGGACATCGTCCGCCGCGCCCGTGTCGGCAAGCTCGGCATGGACGACTTCACCGGCGTCACCGCCTCGCTGACGAACCCCGGCGGCATCGGCACCGTCCACTCGGTGCCCCGCCTGATGCCCGGACAGGGCCTCATCATGGGCGTCGGCGCGATGGACTACCCGGCCGAGTTCCAGGGCACCTCGCAGGACACGCTCAACAAGCTGGGCATCTCGAAGGTCATGACCCTGACCTCGACGTACGACCACCGGGTCATCCAGGGTGCCGCGTCGGGTGAGTTCCTGCGCGTCCTGGCCCAGCTCCTGCTCGGCGAGAACGAGTTCTACGACGAGATCTTCAAGGCGCTGCGCATCCCCTACGAGCCGGTCCGCTGGCTCAAGGACATCGACGCCTCGCACGACGACGACGTCACCAAGGCCGCACGGGTCTTCGAGCTGATCCACTCCTACCGGGTCCGCGGTCATGTGATGGCCGACACCGACCCACTGGAGTACCGCCAGCGCAAGCACCCCGACCTGGACATCACCGAGCACGGCCTCACCCTGTGGGACCTGGAGCGCGACTTCGCGGTCGGTGGGTTCGCCGGCAAGACGATGATGAAGCTCCGCGACATCCTCGGTGTCCTGCGTGAGTCGTACTGCCGCACCACCGGCATCGAGTTCATGCACATCCAGGAGCCGAAGGAGCGCAAGTGGCTCCAGGACCGGGTGGAGCGTCCGCGCCCGGCACCGGAGCGCGAGGAGCAGCTGCGGATCCTGCGCCGCCTCAATGCCGCCGAGGCGTTCGAGACGTTCCTGCAGACCAAGTACGTCGGTCAGAAGCGATTCTCCCTGGAGGGCGGCGAGTCCGTCATCCCGCTGCTCGACGCGGTCATCGACTCCGCGGCCGAGGCCCGCCTCGACGAGGTCGTCATCGGCATGGCCCACCGCGGCCGGCTGAACGTCCTGGCGAACATCGTCGGCAAGTCGTACGCGCAGATCTTCCGGGAGTTCGAGGGCAACCTCGACCCGCGGTCGATGCACGGCTCCGGCGACGTGAAGTACCACCTGGGCGCCGAGGGCACCTTCACCGGTCTGGACGGCGAGCAGATCAAGGTCTCGCTGGCCGCCAACCCCTCGCACCTGGAGGCCGTCGACCCGGTCCTCGAGGGCATCGCCCGCGCCAAGCAGGACATCATCAACAAGGGCGGCACGGACTTCACGGTCCTGCCCGTCGCGCTCCACGGCGACGCGGCCTTCGCCGGCCAGGGCGTCGTCGCCGAGACGCTGAACATGTCGCAGCTGCGCGGCTACCGCACCGGCGGCACCGTGCACGTGGTGATCAACAACCAGGTCGGCTTCACCGCCGCCCCGGAGTCCTCGCGCTCCTCGATGTACGCCACCGACGTGGCGCGCATGATCGAGGCGCCGATCATCCACGTCAACGGCGACGACCCGGAGGCCGTGGTCCGCGTCGCGCGCCTCGCCTTCGAGTACCGGCAGACGTTCAACAAGGACGTCGTGATCGACCTCATCTGCTACCGCCGCCGCGGTCACAACGAGGGCGACAACCCGGAGTTCACCAACCCGCAGATGTACACCCTGATCGACAAGAAGCGCTCGGTGCGCAAGCTGTACACCGAGTCCCTCATCGGTCGTGGCGACATCACGCTGGAAGAGGCCGAGCAGGCCCTCCAGGACTTCCAGGGCCAGCTGGAGAAGGTCTTCGCGGAGGTCCGTGAGGCCACCTCGGCGCCGTCCCAGCCGCATGTCCCGGACGTGCAGGCGGAGTTCCCGGTCGCCGTGAACACCTCGGTGTCCTCGGAGGTCGTCAAGCTGATCGCCGAGTCCCAGGTCAACATCCCCGACGGGATCACCGTCCACCCGCGTCTGATGCCGCAGATGCAGCGTCGCGCCGCCTCGGTGGAGAACGGCACGATCGACTGGGGCATGGGCGAGACCCTGGCCATCGGTTCGCTGCTGATGGAGGGCACCCCGGTCCGGCTCGCCGGCCAGGACACCCGCCGCGGCACGTTCGGCCAGCGTCACGCCGTCCTCGTCGACCAGAAGACCGGCGAGGACTACACCCCGCTGCTCTACCTCTCCGAGGACCAGGCCCGTTACAACGTCTACGACTCGCTGCTCAGCGAGTACGCGGCGATGGGCTTCGAGTACGGCTACTCGCTGGCCCGCCCGGAGTCCCTGGTGATCTGGGAGGCCCAGTTCGGTGACTTCGTCAACGGCGCGCAGACCGTCGTGGACGAGTTCATCTCCTCGGCCGAGCAGAAGTGGGGCCAGACCTCCGGCGTCACGCTGCTGCTGCCGCACGGTTACGAGGGCCAGGGCCCGGACCACTCGTCCGCCCGGCCGGAGCGTTTCCTGCAGATGTGCGCGCAGGACAACATGACGGTCGCGATGCCGACGCTCCCGTCGAACTACTTCCACCTCCTGCGGTGGCAGGTGCACAACCCGCACCACAAGCCGCTGATCGTCTTCACGCCGAAGTCGATGCTCCGCCTCAAGGCGGCGGCGTCGAGCGTCGAGGAGTTCACCACCGGCGGCTTCCGCCCGGTGATCGGGGACGAGACGGTGAAGCCCGAAGCGGTCCGCAAGGTCGTCTTCGTCGCCGGCAAGCTCTACTACGACCTCGACGCCGAGCGCGAGAAGCGTGGCGACACGGAGACGGCGATCATCCGTCTGGAGCGTCTGTACCCGCTGCCGGGTGCCGAGATCCAGGCCGAGATCGCCAAGTACCCGAACGCCGAGAAGTACCTGTGGGCCCAGGAGGAGCCGGCGAACCAGGGTGCCTGGCCGTTCATCGCGCTCAACCTGATCGACCACCTGGACCTGGCCGTCGGCGCCGACGTCCCGCACGGTGAGCGCCTGCGCCGCATCTCGCGTCCGCACGGCTCGTCCCCGGCGGTCGGCTCGGCCAAGCGCCACCAGGCGGAGCAGACCCAGCTGGTCACCGAGGTGTTCGAGGCCTGA
- a CDS encoding PadR family transcriptional regulator, with protein MPPVFAHGRLRLYLLKLLDEAPRHGYEVIRLLEERFQGLYAPSAGTVYPRLAKLEAEGLVTHATEGGRKVYSITDAGRAELAGRGGELADLELEIGESVSGLAAEIRDDVRGAAGKLRSEMRAAASESRHTASSGRSGWEPDFGDGFRESEAWRTAKEELRKAKQEWKEQARRAKEESRRAREDADQARRQAQEAHEKAREQMQNAARQVQEHFARGDWPTGVREGLAEITGQLGGFARTGSWPSFSRPDPAAPDIEWAADTTATGDPARDLDRLLDRFRDDIRDAARDRGVTDAQLAEARGHLAAAAIRIDTLLREPTEDGAGPRKKS; from the coding sequence ATGCCTCCCGTATTCGCCCACGGCCGTCTGCGCCTCTACCTCCTGAAGCTGCTGGACGAGGCCCCGCGCCATGGTTACGAGGTGATCCGGCTCCTGGAGGAGCGTTTCCAGGGGCTGTACGCGCCGTCGGCCGGCACGGTGTATCCGCGGTTGGCCAAGCTGGAGGCCGAGGGCCTGGTCACCCATGCCACCGAGGGCGGCCGCAAGGTGTACTCGATCACCGATGCCGGGCGCGCCGAGCTGGCCGGCCGTGGCGGCGAGCTGGCCGACCTGGAACTGGAGATCGGGGAGTCGGTCTCCGGGCTCGCCGCCGAGATCCGCGACGACGTGCGCGGCGCGGCGGGCAAGCTGCGCAGCGAGATGCGGGCGGCGGCGTCCGAGTCACGGCACACGGCCAGTAGTGGACGGAGCGGCTGGGAGCCCGACTTCGGGGACGGCTTCCGCGAGAGCGAGGCCTGGCGCACTGCCAAGGAGGAGCTGCGCAAGGCCAAGCAGGAGTGGAAGGAACAGGCCCGCCGGGCGAAGGAGGAGTCCCGCCGCGCCCGGGAGGACGCCGACCAGGCCCGCCGCCAGGCGCAGGAGGCTCACGAGAAGGCGCGCGAGCAGATGCAGAACGCCGCACGCCAGGTGCAGGAGCACTTCGCCCGCGGTGACTGGCCGACGGGTGTGCGCGAAGGGCTGGCCGAGATCACCGGCCAGCTGGGCGGCTTCGCCAGGACCGGCAGCTGGCCCTCGTTCAGCAGGCCGGACCCTGCGGCCCCGGACATCGAGTGGGCCGCGGACACGACCGCCACGGGTGATCCGGCTCGCGACCTGGACCGCCTGCTGGACCGCTTCCGCGACGACATCCGGGACGCGGCGCGGGACCGTGGCGTCACGGACGCCCAGCTCGCGGAAGCCCGCGGTCACTTGGCCGCGGCCGCGATCCGGATCGACACGCTCCTGCGCGAACCCACCGAGGACGGGGCGGGCCCGCGCAAGAAGTCCTGA
- a CDS encoding NADP-dependent malic enzyme — protein MAAEIVNPRSDSKTHGTAGADGLSGADELFDPAFALHRGGKMAVQSTVPIRDKDDLSLAYTPGVAKVCSAIADNPELVHDYTWKSQVVAVVTDGTAVLGLGDIGPEASLPVMEGKAILFKQFGGVDAVPIALATTDADEIVDTVVRLAPSFGGVNLEDISAPRCFEIERKLQERLDIPVFHDDQHGTAVVTLAALRNAAKLSGRTLGDLRGVISGAGAAGVAIAKFLLEAGIGDVAVADRKGIVSRDRDDLTDVKRELAELTNRAGLSGSLEAALAGADVFIGVSGGTVPEPAVASMAPGAFVFAMANPNPEVHPEVAHKYAAVVATGRSDYPNQINNVLAFPGIFAGALQVRASRITEGMKIAAANALADVVGDELAADYVIPSPFDERVAPAVTAAVAAAARAEGVARR, from the coding sequence ATGGCAGCGGAGATCGTCAATCCTCGCAGCGACAGCAAGACACACGGCACGGCCGGTGCGGACGGCCTCAGCGGTGCGGACGAGCTCTTCGATCCGGCCTTCGCCCTCCACCGCGGCGGGAAGATGGCCGTGCAGTCCACCGTCCCGATCCGCGACAAGGACGACCTGTCCCTCGCGTACACGCCCGGCGTCGCCAAGGTGTGCAGCGCCATCGCGGACAATCCTGAGCTCGTCCACGACTACACCTGGAAGTCGCAGGTCGTGGCCGTCGTGACGGACGGCACCGCCGTGCTCGGCCTGGGGGACATCGGCCCCGAGGCATCCCTCCCCGTGATGGAGGGGAAGGCGATCCTCTTCAAGCAGTTCGGCGGGGTGGACGCGGTGCCGATCGCGCTCGCCACGACGGACGCGGACGAGATCGTCGACACCGTCGTGCGGCTTGCGCCGTCCTTCGGAGGGGTCAACCTCGAGGACATCTCGGCGCCCCGGTGCTTCGAGATCGAGCGCAAGCTCCAGGAACGCCTCGACATCCCCGTCTTCCACGACGACCAGCACGGCACGGCCGTCGTGACGCTCGCGGCCCTGCGCAATGCGGCGAAGCTGTCCGGCCGGACGCTCGGCGACCTGCGCGGTGTCATCTCCGGTGCCGGTGCGGCTGGTGTGGCCATCGCGAAGTTCCTCCTGGAGGCGGGCATCGGTGACGTCGCCGTCGCCGACCGCAAGGGCATCGTCAGCCGGGACCGGGACGACCTCACGGACGTCAAGCGCGAGCTGGCCGAGCTCACGAACCGGGCGGGTCTCTCCGGCTCCCTGGAGGCGGCACTGGCGGGCGCCGACGTGTTCATCGGCGTCTCGGGCGGTACGGTCCCCGAGCCGGCCGTCGCCTCGATGGCGCCCGGCGCGTTCGTGTTCGCCATGGCCAACCCGAACCCCGAGGTCCACCCCGAAGTCGCGCACAAGTACGCGGCCGTCGTGGCGACCGGGCGGTCGGACTACCCGAACCAGATCAACAACGTGCTCGCGTTCCCCGGCATCTTCGCGGGCGCGCTGCAGGTCAGGGCCTCCCGGATCACCGAAGGCATGAAGATCGCCGCGGCGAACGCGCTCGCGGATGTCGTCGGGGACGAGCTGGCGGCGGACTACGTGATCCCCTCGCCGTTCGACGAGCGGGTCGCACCGGCCGTCACCGCGGCCGTGGCCGCTGCCGCGCGGGCCGAGGGCGTCGCACGTCGCTGA
- a CDS encoding DUF6104 family protein, with the protein MYFTDRGIEELEKRRGEEEVTFEWLAEQLRTFVDLNPDFEVPVERLATWLARLDDEDEDE; encoded by the coding sequence ATGTATTTCACGGACCGTGGCATCGAGGAACTGGAGAAGCGGCGCGGCGAGGAGGAGGTCACCTTCGAGTGGCTCGCCGAACAACTGCGCACGTTCGTCGATCTCAACCCCGACTTCGAGGTTCCCGTCGAGCGCCTCGCGACCTGGCTGGCCCGGCTGGACGACGAGGACGAGGACGAGTAG
- a CDS encoding HAMP domain-containing sensor histidine kinase — protein sequence MTRPGSGLRPFSIKAKLGTLVVISVFITTGLLIVALRTRTEFRFITVFSVIATLLITQFVAHGLTAPLDEMRAVARSISHGDYTRRVSGAGRRDELGDLAQTINRMADDLEAEDRHRKELVANVSHELRTPIAALRAVLENVVDGVSAADPETMRTALKQTERLGRLVETLLDLSRLDNGVVTLKARRFEVWPYLSGVLKEANLAASQRRLSSGSGNHSRTDVHLHLDVSPPELTAHADAERLHQVVANLIDNAVKHSPPHGRVTVLARRGAYPESLELEVIDEGPGIPEPERHRVFERFNRGQAPSPHGPGSDGGTGLGLAIARWAVDLHGGRIGVAESARGCRIQVTLPGNQQLHA from the coding sequence ATGACCCGGCCCGGCTCCGGACTGCGGCCTTTCTCGATCAAGGCCAAGCTGGGCACGCTCGTCGTGATCTCGGTGTTCATCACCACGGGACTCCTGATCGTCGCCCTGCGGACCAGGACCGAATTCCGGTTCATCACGGTCTTCTCGGTGATCGCCACGCTGCTGATCACCCAGTTCGTGGCCCATGGCCTGACGGCACCGCTGGACGAGATGCGCGCCGTGGCCCGGTCGATCTCGCACGGTGACTACACGCGGCGGGTGAGCGGCGCCGGACGGCGTGACGAACTCGGCGACCTGGCACAGACGATCAACCGCATGGCCGACGACCTGGAGGCGGAGGACCGGCACCGCAAGGAGCTGGTGGCCAACGTCTCCCACGAGCTGCGGACCCCCATCGCCGCACTCCGGGCCGTCCTGGAGAACGTGGTGGACGGAGTGTCCGCCGCCGATCCCGAGACGATGCGGACGGCGCTGAAACAGACCGAGCGCCTCGGCAGGCTGGTGGAGACCCTCCTGGACCTCTCACGCCTGGACAACGGCGTGGTGACGCTGAAGGCGCGCCGCTTCGAGGTGTGGCCCTACCTCTCCGGCGTGCTGAAGGAGGCGAATCTCGCGGCCTCGCAGCGCCGGCTCTCCTCCGGTTCCGGCAACCACTCCCGTACGGACGTCCATCTGCACCTCGACGTGTCGCCGCCGGAGCTGACGGCCCACGCGGACGCGGAGCGTCTGCACCAGGTGGTCGCCAACCTGATCGACAACGCCGTCAAGCACAGCCCGCCGCACGGCCGGGTCACGGTATTGGCGCGGCGCGGGGCGTACCCCGAGTCACTGGAGCTCGAGGTCATCGACGAGGGACCGGGCATCCCGGAGCCTGAGCGGCACCGGGTCTTCGAGCGGTTCAACCGGGGCCAGGCGCCGTCCCCGCACGGGCCCGGCAGCGACGGCGGTACCGGCCTGGGACTGGCGATCGCCCGGTGGGCGGTGGATCTGCACGGCGGCCGCATCGGTGTGGCCGAATCAGCCCGGGGCTGCCGGATCCAGGTCACCCTTCCGGGGAACCAACAGCTACACGCTTGA
- a CDS encoding Clp protease N-terminal domain-containing protein, giving the protein MFERFTQGARAAVTGAVTHAERIGADSVTEEHLLLSLLDRTGSRSSFALAALGLVDHRGSVEAQLAEARRRGGLTKADTEALAGIGIDVTEIVARVEGAHGAGALAGDRGNRRWWSGHRPFAAGAKGILVKSLRIALGRGDRFIGEEHLLLALTACSGVVADVLADHGATYTTVERALYGDEGRGQAEAV; this is encoded by the coding sequence ATGTTCGAGCGCTTCACCCAAGGGGCCCGGGCCGCAGTCACCGGCGCGGTGACCCACGCCGAGCGGATCGGGGCAGACTCCGTCACCGAGGAACATCTGCTGCTCTCCCTGCTGGACCGGACGGGCAGCCGCTCCTCCTTCGCCCTCGCGGCCCTGGGGCTCGTCGACCACCGGGGCTCGGTGGAGGCGCAGCTCGCCGAAGCCCGGCGGCGCGGCGGACTCACCAAGGCCGACACCGAGGCGCTGGCGGGCATCGGCATCGACGTCACGGAGATCGTGGCCCGTGTCGAGGGTGCGCACGGCGCGGGTGCCCTGGCGGGCGACCGCGGGAACCGGCGGTGGTGGTCGGGGCACCGCCCTTTCGCGGCCGGCGCGAAGGGCATCCTGGTGAAGTCGCTGCGCATCGCGCTGGGTCGCGGAGACCGCTTCATCGGCGAGGAACACCTGCTGCTGGCCTTGACCGCCTGCTCCGGGGTGGTCGCCGACGTCCTGGCGGATCACGGTGCGACGTACACGACGGTGGAGCGCGCGTTGTACGGCGACGAGGGCCGGGGGCAGGCCGAAGCCGTCTGA
- a CDS encoding helix-turn-helix domain-containing protein, with the protein MTEATELATRAGDHDPRVGLRAVAALRRLLEQLESVQVRSARMQGWSWQEIAAELGVSRQAVHKKYGRH; encoded by the coding sequence ATGACCGAAGCAACGGAACTCGCCACCCGCGCGGGTGACCACGACCCGCGCGTCGGGTTGCGCGCCGTCGCCGCGCTGCGGCGACTGCTGGAGCAGCTGGAAAGCGTCCAGGTGAGAAGTGCCCGTATGCAGGGCTGGTCGTGGCAGGAGATCGCTGCCGAGCTGGGTGTCAGCCGGCAGGCCGTGCACAAGAAGTACGGGAGGCATTGA